In Streptomyces sp. SN-593, a single genomic region encodes these proteins:
- a CDS encoding ABC transporter ATP-binding protein, which translates to MAVAEQPALPPVQVSRPMVPTVIVEDVNIVYTVYGAGTGKGSASAALGRMLSKKRRSTNVRRVHAVKNVSFTAYRGEAIGIIGSNGSGKSTLLRAIAGLLPPESGRIYTDGQPSLLGVNAALMNDLTGGTNVVLGGLAMGMSREEVRSRYKGIVDFSGINEKGDFISLPMRTYSSGMAARLRFSIAAAKDHDVLMIDEALATGDRAFQRRSEERIRELRKEAGTVFLVSHSNKSIRDTCERSIWLEHGVMLMDGPTEDVLAAYEAKTGK; encoded by the coding sequence ATGGCCGTGGCTGAGCAGCCGGCGCTTCCGCCGGTGCAGGTGAGTCGTCCGATGGTGCCGACGGTGATCGTGGAGGACGTGAACATCGTCTACACGGTGTACGGGGCGGGGACGGGTAAGGGGAGTGCGTCGGCGGCGTTGGGTCGGATGCTGTCGAAGAAGCGCCGGTCGACGAACGTGCGGCGGGTGCATGCGGTGAAGAACGTGAGTTTCACGGCGTATCGGGGTGAGGCGATCGGGATCATCGGGTCGAACGGTTCGGGGAAGTCGACGTTGTTGCGGGCGATTGCGGGGTTGCTGCCGCCGGAGTCGGGGCGGATCTACACGGATGGGCAGCCGTCGTTGCTGGGGGTGAACGCGGCGTTGATGAATGATCTGACGGGGGGGACGAACGTGGTCCTGGGGGGGTTGGCGATGGGGATGTCGCGGGAGGAGGTGCGGTCGCGGTACAAGGGGATCGTGGATTTCTCGGGGATCAACGAGAAGGGTGATTTCATCTCGTTGCCGATGCGGACGTATTCGTCGGGTATGGCGGCGCGGTTGCGGTTCTCGATCGCGGCGGCGAAGGATCATGACGTGTTGATGATCGATGAGGCGTTGGCGACGGGTGACCGGGCGTTCCAGCGGCGGTCGGAGGAGCGGATCCGGGAGTTGCGGAAGGAGGCGGGGACGGTGTTCCTGGTCAGTCACAGCAACAAGTCGATCCGGGACACGTGTGAGCGGTCGATCTGGTTGGAGCACGGGGTGATGCTGATGGACGGGCCGACCGAGGACGTCCTCGCCGCCTACGAGGCGAAGA